From the genome of Carassius auratus strain Wakin chromosome 26, ASM336829v1, whole genome shotgun sequence, one region includes:
- the kdm4c gene encoding lysine-specific demethylase 4C isoform X1: MAGVGASAPANPACKIMTFRPTMEEFKDFNQYLVYMESQGAHRAGLAKIIPPKGWKPRRNYDDIDDLVIQAPIQQMVAGQSGLFTQYNIQKKPLTVQEFRRLANSDMYCTPRYLNYEDLERKYWKNLTFVSPIYGADVSGTLYDEDIKEWNIGHLNSILDVIEEDCGVSIQGVNTPYLYFGMWKTSFSWHTEDMDLYSINYLHFGEPKSWYAIPPEHGKRLERLAIGFFPNSFKSCEAFLRHKMTLISPSVLKKYSIPFDKITQEAGEFMITFPYGYHAGFNHGFNCAESTNFASIRWINYGKVATQCTCSKDMVKISMDPFVRRFQPDRYQAWTQGKDSCPLDHTLATPSTTPELQSWLQRRRRKAPSTSSLHYPHACSKRLKTVDSAPEKGGGRRSREAALTSKSEDNEDSIKHQNQSQYSGLTGPCRQMCVVKVTRVENDLLAHSTRQVKDDSPLLIPTSRQSDLDLGHTSSQTSLIFNEGRVSTNSNSTAHPGPELTSDSSVTVDVTLDSERTAESPYRRTKLNCEPVSIKSALSIPVTHSPRLNSTGTAILFSETDSQQSKIETEEQVADLLTENSIDCCTSALYKEQSSIRLDSALQGLETSENRTNSEIHNASFSEMPLLMPELIEERVNPQSLAPEMPSLTLAVRPDTTNHRPHSPNINAPVLYLEKSHSPPVITDDVGTCSERHFPDWLFDALQEGASQSQNSISDTFRAKPASPSLVSKWGPPEESKQEGYEHIPSADRNTQNESISKITSQSILQCSTVADVDSMDTCDSEMASGDKQSSLSLQEQSSSLTCSQGPYVESKPFTIWKNLSSQNPAVLIESLQPELVVGLTTGVSSLTDYAHDSLPYTMWSESGCQKEKFPDSPNSSPCTQTWTNLEPIPMQCHIGDMAPNAPPDLKEQYLELEPAEACVLREQTDSQEPQEEEFKGQEYYEGPKSENDGSVSDYDSCESGNKGADSSSESSEENAMSDPEYVETSLEPGEVCTYHMQTVKKIAKSWRHPLRKPTARAVPSAVKQQAASDDETLEDCATKEKEPEAEEWAKPLAHLWQHRKVHFQYEREYNTTAANTSPHCAVCTLFMPYYQPDHFEERRHDVLMNAATESPGSCSQEAGLRSQPLIPEICFAYQEGPCPLNTLLEEDGSSPLVACNSCCVQVHASCYGVATHDVSPVWTCDRCVSGDLAAGCCLCNLRGGALKRTSDDRWVHVMCAVGLPEVKFIDVVKRAPIDISAIPVQRYKLKCIYCRNRIKKLSGACIQCSCGRCPTSFHVTCAHAAGVLMEPDDWPYVVFITCHRHQSRSSSSKVKVSKSELEVGQTVISKHKNLRYYSSCVTQVMAQTFYEVMFDDGSFSNDTFPEDIVSRDCAQLGAPEVGEAVQVKWPDGLFYGAKYLGSNTSYMYQVEFEDGSQVLAKREDIYTLDEDLPKNVKGRLSTASSMRFQDAFFTTQGERKRQRTPNSRFQTDFIAHISPRTFTRNSETCSKANKWKNGEGLF; encoded by the exons ATGGCAGGTGTTGGGGCAAGTGCCCCGGCTAACCCTGCGTGTAAGATCATGACCTTCAGACCTACCATGGAGGAGTTTAAGGACTTTAACCAGTACCTGGTTTACATGGAGTCTCAGGGAGCTCATCGTGCTGGACTGGCCAAG ATTATTCCACCCAAGGGCTGGAAGCCACGTCGCAATTACGATGATATTGATGATTTGGTCATTCAAGCACCTATTCAGCAGATGGTGGCTGGCCAATCAGGACTCTTCACCCAGTACAACATCCAGAAGAAACCGCTCACTGTGCAAGAATTCCGCAGACTGGCCAACAGTGACAT GTACTGCACACCTCGCTACCTGAACTATGAAGACCTGGAGAGGAAGTACTGGAAGAATCTGACATTCGTCTCGCCCATCTATGGTGCTGATGTGAGCGGCACGCTCTATGATGAG GACATTAAGGAGTGGAACATCGGGCACCTGAACTCAATCTTGGATGTGATTGAAGAGGATTGTGGAGTGTCCATTCAGGGTGTAAACACACCCTATCTGTACTTTGGAATGTGGAAAACCAGCTTCTCCTGGCACACGGAGGACATGGACCTCTACAGCATCAACTACCTGCACTTTGGGGAGCCCAAATCCTG GTATGCCATCCCTCCAGAGCATGGGAAGAGATTGGAACGTCTTGCCAtag GTTTCTTTCCTAACAGTTTTAAAAGCTGTGAGGCGTTCCTGAGACACAAGATGACACTGATATCCCCCTCTGTACTAAAGAAATACAGCATACCATTTGATAAG ataACACAGGAAGCGGGGGAGTTTATGATCACGTTTCCCTATGGTTACCACGCTGGCTTCAACCACGGCTTCAACTGTGCTGAATCCACCAATTTCGCCAGTATCCGGTGGATCAATTATGGAAAGGTTGCTACGCAG TGTACATGCAGTAAGGACATGGTGAAGATCTCCATGGATCCATTTGTTAGACGATTCCAGCCAGATCGCTATCAGGCTTGGACACAAGGCAAAGACTCATGTCCATTGGATCACACCTTGGCCACACCTAGCACCACACCGGAGCTGCAGAGCTGGCTTCAGAGGCGTCGCAGGAAAGCACCTTCCACCTCAAG TCTCCATTATCCACATGCATGCTCCAAACGACTGAAGACTGTGGACTCTGCACCAGAGAAAGGGGGTGGACGCAGAAGTAGAGAAGCAGCTTTAACATCGAAAAGCGAGGATAATGAAGACTCAATAAAACACCAGAATCAATCACAGTACTCAG GGCTCACTGGTCCATGCCGACAAATGTGTGTTGTGAAAGTAACAAGAGTGGAGAATGACTTGCTGGCCCACTCCACCAGACAAGTCAAAGATGATTCCCCTCTACTCATCCCCACATCCAGGCAGAGTGATCTCGATCTAGGTCACACAAGCTCCCAGACATCTTTAATTTTCAATGAAGGTCGAGTATCCACAAACTCAAACTCCACTGCACACCCTGGACCTGAATTAACCTCAGACAGCAGCGTCACTGTAGATGTGACTCTGGACTCAGAAAGAACTGCTGAAAGTCCTTATCGAAGGACTAAACTAAACTGTGAACCTGTTTCAATAAAGAGTGCTCTTTCTATTCCTGTGACCCATTCACCGAGACTTAATTCCACTGGTACTGCCATTTTATTTTCAGAAACTGATTCCCAACAATCTAAAATTGAAACTGAAGAGCAGGTTGCCGATCTCTTGACTGAGAACAGCATTGATTGCTGCACATCAGCACTTTACAAAGAGCAAAGCTCGATCCGTCTAGACTCTGCTCTTCAGGGTTTGGAAACCTCAGAAAACAGAACAAACTCTGAAATCCACAATGCTTCATTTAGTGAAATGCCTCTTCTAATGCCCGAGCTCATAGAAGAGAGAGTCAATCCTCAATCTCTCGCACCTGAAATGCCCTCGCTGACTCTCGCTGTCCGACCAGACACCACAAATCACAGACCTCACAGTCCCAACATTAATGCACCTGTTCTCTATCTGGAAAAATCACACTCTCCTCCTGTTATAACCGATGATGTGGGGACTTGTTCTGAAAGACATTTTCCCGATTGGCTCTTTGATGCACTCCAAGAAGGTGCAAGCCAATCACAAAACTCAATCTCAGACACCTTTAGAGCAAAACCAGCATCTCCTTCCTTAGTTTCAAAATGGGGGCCACCAGAGGAATCCAAACAGGAAGGATATGAACACATCCCATCCGCAGACAGGAACACTCAAAATGAGTCCATTTCTAAAATCACTAGTCAGAGTATTTTACAATGTTCTACCGTAGCAGATGTGGATTCAATGGACACCTGTGACTCTGAAATGGCCAGTGGAGACAAACAAAGTTCTCTCAGTCTCCAAGAGCAGTCAAGCTCTCTCACATGCTCCCAGGGCCCCTACGTGGAGTCCAAACCCTTCACCATTTGGAAAAACCTCAGCTCCCAGAATCCTGCAGTGCTCATCGAGAGCTTGCAGCCTGAGCTGGTAGTTGGTCTTACCACAGGTGTGAGCAGTCTTACAGATTATGCCCATGACTCGCTGCCCTACACCATGTGGTCCGAATCAGGGTGCCAAAAAGAAAAGTTCCCTGATTCTCCAAACTCTTCACCATGCACTCAGACTTGGACCAACCTGGAGCCCATTCCTATGCAGTGCCATATTGGAGACATGGCTCCAAACGCACCTCCTGATCTGAAGGAGCAGTACCTGGAGTTGGAACCAGCTGAAGCTTGTGTGCTCCGTGAGCAGACAGACTCTCAGGAACCTCAGGAGGAAGAGTTTAAAGGTCAGGAGTATTACGAAGGTCCAAAGTCAGAGAACGATGGGTCTGTGAGCGACTATGATTCGTGTGAATCAGGGAATAAAGGTGCTGACAGCAGCAGTGAATCCAGTGAGGAGAACGCCATGAGTGACCCTGAGTATGTGGAAACAAGTTTGGAGCCAGGGGAAGTCTGTACA TATCACATGCAAACTGTTAAGAAGATAGCCAAGAGTTGGCGTCACCCCCTCAGAAAACCCACTGCAAGAGCAGTGCCAAGTGCTGTGAAACAGCAGGCTGCCAGCGATGATG AGACTTTAGAGGACTGTGCAACTAAAGAAAAGGAACCAGAAGCTGAGGAATGGGCAAAGCCTTTAGCACATCTGTGGCAACACAGAAAAGTTCATTTTCAATATGAACGAGAGTACAACACAACTGCAGCTAACACCTCTCCACACTGTGCTGTCTGCACCCTTTTCATGCCATACTATCAG CCTGATCATTTTGAGGAGAGAAGGCATGATGTCTTGATGAATGCTGCAACAGAGTCTCCGGGATCATGTTCACAGGAGGCGGGCTTGAGATCACAACCTCTGATTCCTGAAATTTGCTTTGCTTACCAGGAGGGTCCATGTCCCTTGAACACACTTCTAGAGGAGGATGGATCCAGTCCTCTTGTGGCCTGTAATAGTTGCTGTGTTCAAGTTCATGCCA GTTGCTACGGTGTTGCTACTCATGATGTCAGTCCAGTGTGGACATGCGACAGATGTGTGAGCGGAGACCTGGCAGCT GGATGCTGTTTGTGTAACCTGAGGGGAGGTGCATTAAAAAGAACCTCAGATGACAG ATGGGTCCATGTGATGTGTGCTGTGGGTCTCCCTGAGGTGAAGTTCATTGATGTGGTGAAGAGAGCTCCTATTGACATCAGTGCCATACCTGTACAGAGATATAAACTG aagTGTATATATTGCCGTAACAGGATAAAGAAGCTGTCCGGAGCATGTATTCAGTGCTCGTGTGGTCGTTGCCCAACCTCTTTCCATGTCACTTGTGCACACGCAGCAGGAGTGCTCATGGAGCCTGATGATTGGCCGTATGTGGTTTTCATCACCTGTCACAGGCACCAGTCACGGAGCTCCAGTTCT AAAGTGAAAGTTAGCAAAAGTGAATTAGAAGTTGGCCAGACGGTGATCTCCAAACACAAAAATCTTCGTTACTACAGCTCCTGTGTTACCCAGGTCATGGCCCAGACATTCTATGAGGTTATGTTTGATGATGGCTCATTCAGCAATGATACATTCCCTGAAGACATTGTG AGCAGAGATTGTGCCCAGCTTGGGGCTCCTGAAGTGGGGGAGGCTGTTCAGGTGAAGTGGCCTGATGGACTTTTTTATGGAGCCAAGTACCTTGGCTCTAATACTTCATATATGTATCAG GTTGAATTTGAAGATGGATCCCAGGTATTGGCGAAGAGAGAGGACATTTACACGCTGGATGAAGACCTGCCCAAAAATGTCAAAGGTCGTTTG TCCACGGCATCCAGCATGCGTTTCCAGGATGCGTTCTTTACCACACAAGGTGAAAGGAAACGGCAACGCACACCAAATTCACGGTTTCAGACGGATTTTATTGCCCACATTAGCCCTCGAACCTTCACCAGGAACTCAGAAACATGCAGTAAAGCCAACAAATGGAAGAATGGAGAGGGGCTGTTTTAA
- the kdm4c gene encoding lysine-specific demethylase 4C isoform X2, translated as MAGVGASAPANPACKIMTFRPTMEEFKDFNQYLVYMESQGAHRAGLAKIIPPKGWKPRRNYDDIDDLVIQAPIQQMVAGQSGLFTQYNIQKKPLTVQEFRRLANSDMYCTPRYLNYEDLERKYWKNLTFVSPIYGADVSGTLYDEDIKEWNIGHLNSILDVIEEDCGVSIQGVNTPYLYFGMWKTSFSWHTEDMDLYSINYLHFGEPKSWYAIPPEHGKRLERLAIGFFPNSFKSCEAFLRHKMTLISPSVLKKYSIPFDKITQEAGEFMITFPYGYHAGFNHGFNCAESTNFASIRWINYGKVATQCTCSKDMVKISMDPFVRRFQPDRYQAWTQGKDSCPLDHTLATPSTTPELQSWLQRRRRKAPSTSSLHYPHACSKRLKTVDSAPEKGGGRRSREAALTSKSEDNEDSIKHQNQSQYSGLTGPCRQMCVVKVTRVENDLLAHSTRQVKDDSPLLIPTSRQSDLDLGHTSSQTSLIFNEGRVSTNSNSTAHPGPELTSDSSVTVDVTLDSERTAESPYRRTKLNCEPVSIKSALSIPVTHSPRLNSTGTAILFSETDSQQSKIETEEQVADLLTENSIDCCTSALYKEQSSIRLDSALQGLETSENRTNSEIHNASFSEMPLLMPELIEERVNPQSLAPEMPSLTLAVRPDTTNHRPHSPNINAPVLYLEKSHSPPVITDDVGTCSERHFPDWLFDALQEGASQSQNSISDTFRAKPASPSLVSKWGPPEESKQEGYEHIPSADRNTQNESISKITSQSILQCSTVADVDSMDTCDSEMASGDKQSSLSLQEQSSSLTCSQGPYVESKPFTIWKNLSSQNPAVLIESLQPELVVGLTTGVSSLTDYAHDSLPYTMWSESGCQKEKFPDSPNSSPCTQTWTNLEPIPMQCHIGDMAPNAPPDLKEQYLELEPAEACVLREQTDSQEPQEEEFKGQEYYEGPKSENDGSVSDYDSCESGNKGADSSSESSEENAMSDPEYVETSLEPGEVCTYHMQTVKKIAKSWRHPLRKPTARAVPSAVKQQAASDDETLEDCATKEKEPEAEEWAKPLAHLWQHRKVHFQYEREYNTTAANTSPHCAVCTLFMPYYQPDHFEERRHDVLMNAATESPGSCSQEAGLRSQPLIPEICFAYQEGPCPLNTLLEEDGSSPLVACNSCCVQVHASCYGVATHDVSPVWTCDRCVSGDLAAGCCLCNLRGGALKRTSDDRWVHVMCAVGLPEVKFIDVVKRAPIDISAIPVQRYKLKCIYCRNRIKKLSGACIQCSCGRCPTSFHVTCAHAAGVLMEPDDWPYVVFITCHRHQSRSSSSSRDCAQLGAPEVGEAVQVKWPDGLFYGAKYLGSNTSYMYQVEFEDGSQVLAKREDIYTLDEDLPKNVKGRLSTASSMRFQDAFFTTQGERKRQRTPNSRFQTDFIAHISPRTFTRNSETCSKANKWKNGEGLF; from the exons ATGGCAGGTGTTGGGGCAAGTGCCCCGGCTAACCCTGCGTGTAAGATCATGACCTTCAGACCTACCATGGAGGAGTTTAAGGACTTTAACCAGTACCTGGTTTACATGGAGTCTCAGGGAGCTCATCGTGCTGGACTGGCCAAG ATTATTCCACCCAAGGGCTGGAAGCCACGTCGCAATTACGATGATATTGATGATTTGGTCATTCAAGCACCTATTCAGCAGATGGTGGCTGGCCAATCAGGACTCTTCACCCAGTACAACATCCAGAAGAAACCGCTCACTGTGCAAGAATTCCGCAGACTGGCCAACAGTGACAT GTACTGCACACCTCGCTACCTGAACTATGAAGACCTGGAGAGGAAGTACTGGAAGAATCTGACATTCGTCTCGCCCATCTATGGTGCTGATGTGAGCGGCACGCTCTATGATGAG GACATTAAGGAGTGGAACATCGGGCACCTGAACTCAATCTTGGATGTGATTGAAGAGGATTGTGGAGTGTCCATTCAGGGTGTAAACACACCCTATCTGTACTTTGGAATGTGGAAAACCAGCTTCTCCTGGCACACGGAGGACATGGACCTCTACAGCATCAACTACCTGCACTTTGGGGAGCCCAAATCCTG GTATGCCATCCCTCCAGAGCATGGGAAGAGATTGGAACGTCTTGCCAtag GTTTCTTTCCTAACAGTTTTAAAAGCTGTGAGGCGTTCCTGAGACACAAGATGACACTGATATCCCCCTCTGTACTAAAGAAATACAGCATACCATTTGATAAG ataACACAGGAAGCGGGGGAGTTTATGATCACGTTTCCCTATGGTTACCACGCTGGCTTCAACCACGGCTTCAACTGTGCTGAATCCACCAATTTCGCCAGTATCCGGTGGATCAATTATGGAAAGGTTGCTACGCAG TGTACATGCAGTAAGGACATGGTGAAGATCTCCATGGATCCATTTGTTAGACGATTCCAGCCAGATCGCTATCAGGCTTGGACACAAGGCAAAGACTCATGTCCATTGGATCACACCTTGGCCACACCTAGCACCACACCGGAGCTGCAGAGCTGGCTTCAGAGGCGTCGCAGGAAAGCACCTTCCACCTCAAG TCTCCATTATCCACATGCATGCTCCAAACGACTGAAGACTGTGGACTCTGCACCAGAGAAAGGGGGTGGACGCAGAAGTAGAGAAGCAGCTTTAACATCGAAAAGCGAGGATAATGAAGACTCAATAAAACACCAGAATCAATCACAGTACTCAG GGCTCACTGGTCCATGCCGACAAATGTGTGTTGTGAAAGTAACAAGAGTGGAGAATGACTTGCTGGCCCACTCCACCAGACAAGTCAAAGATGATTCCCCTCTACTCATCCCCACATCCAGGCAGAGTGATCTCGATCTAGGTCACACAAGCTCCCAGACATCTTTAATTTTCAATGAAGGTCGAGTATCCACAAACTCAAACTCCACTGCACACCCTGGACCTGAATTAACCTCAGACAGCAGCGTCACTGTAGATGTGACTCTGGACTCAGAAAGAACTGCTGAAAGTCCTTATCGAAGGACTAAACTAAACTGTGAACCTGTTTCAATAAAGAGTGCTCTTTCTATTCCTGTGACCCATTCACCGAGACTTAATTCCACTGGTACTGCCATTTTATTTTCAGAAACTGATTCCCAACAATCTAAAATTGAAACTGAAGAGCAGGTTGCCGATCTCTTGACTGAGAACAGCATTGATTGCTGCACATCAGCACTTTACAAAGAGCAAAGCTCGATCCGTCTAGACTCTGCTCTTCAGGGTTTGGAAACCTCAGAAAACAGAACAAACTCTGAAATCCACAATGCTTCATTTAGTGAAATGCCTCTTCTAATGCCCGAGCTCATAGAAGAGAGAGTCAATCCTCAATCTCTCGCACCTGAAATGCCCTCGCTGACTCTCGCTGTCCGACCAGACACCACAAATCACAGACCTCACAGTCCCAACATTAATGCACCTGTTCTCTATCTGGAAAAATCACACTCTCCTCCTGTTATAACCGATGATGTGGGGACTTGTTCTGAAAGACATTTTCCCGATTGGCTCTTTGATGCACTCCAAGAAGGTGCAAGCCAATCACAAAACTCAATCTCAGACACCTTTAGAGCAAAACCAGCATCTCCTTCCTTAGTTTCAAAATGGGGGCCACCAGAGGAATCCAAACAGGAAGGATATGAACACATCCCATCCGCAGACAGGAACACTCAAAATGAGTCCATTTCTAAAATCACTAGTCAGAGTATTTTACAATGTTCTACCGTAGCAGATGTGGATTCAATGGACACCTGTGACTCTGAAATGGCCAGTGGAGACAAACAAAGTTCTCTCAGTCTCCAAGAGCAGTCAAGCTCTCTCACATGCTCCCAGGGCCCCTACGTGGAGTCCAAACCCTTCACCATTTGGAAAAACCTCAGCTCCCAGAATCCTGCAGTGCTCATCGAGAGCTTGCAGCCTGAGCTGGTAGTTGGTCTTACCACAGGTGTGAGCAGTCTTACAGATTATGCCCATGACTCGCTGCCCTACACCATGTGGTCCGAATCAGGGTGCCAAAAAGAAAAGTTCCCTGATTCTCCAAACTCTTCACCATGCACTCAGACTTGGACCAACCTGGAGCCCATTCCTATGCAGTGCCATATTGGAGACATGGCTCCAAACGCACCTCCTGATCTGAAGGAGCAGTACCTGGAGTTGGAACCAGCTGAAGCTTGTGTGCTCCGTGAGCAGACAGACTCTCAGGAACCTCAGGAGGAAGAGTTTAAAGGTCAGGAGTATTACGAAGGTCCAAAGTCAGAGAACGATGGGTCTGTGAGCGACTATGATTCGTGTGAATCAGGGAATAAAGGTGCTGACAGCAGCAGTGAATCCAGTGAGGAGAACGCCATGAGTGACCCTGAGTATGTGGAAACAAGTTTGGAGCCAGGGGAAGTCTGTACA TATCACATGCAAACTGTTAAGAAGATAGCCAAGAGTTGGCGTCACCCCCTCAGAAAACCCACTGCAAGAGCAGTGCCAAGTGCTGTGAAACAGCAGGCTGCCAGCGATGATG AGACTTTAGAGGACTGTGCAACTAAAGAAAAGGAACCAGAAGCTGAGGAATGGGCAAAGCCTTTAGCACATCTGTGGCAACACAGAAAAGTTCATTTTCAATATGAACGAGAGTACAACACAACTGCAGCTAACACCTCTCCACACTGTGCTGTCTGCACCCTTTTCATGCCATACTATCAG CCTGATCATTTTGAGGAGAGAAGGCATGATGTCTTGATGAATGCTGCAACAGAGTCTCCGGGATCATGTTCACAGGAGGCGGGCTTGAGATCACAACCTCTGATTCCTGAAATTTGCTTTGCTTACCAGGAGGGTCCATGTCCCTTGAACACACTTCTAGAGGAGGATGGATCCAGTCCTCTTGTGGCCTGTAATAGTTGCTGTGTTCAAGTTCATGCCA GTTGCTACGGTGTTGCTACTCATGATGTCAGTCCAGTGTGGACATGCGACAGATGTGTGAGCGGAGACCTGGCAGCT GGATGCTGTTTGTGTAACCTGAGGGGAGGTGCATTAAAAAGAACCTCAGATGACAG ATGGGTCCATGTGATGTGTGCTGTGGGTCTCCCTGAGGTGAAGTTCATTGATGTGGTGAAGAGAGCTCCTATTGACATCAGTGCCATACCTGTACAGAGATATAAACTG aagTGTATATATTGCCGTAACAGGATAAAGAAGCTGTCCGGAGCATGTATTCAGTGCTCGTGTGGTCGTTGCCCAACCTCTTTCCATGTCACTTGTGCACACGCAGCAGGAGTGCTCATGGAGCCTGATGATTGGCCGTATGTGGTTTTCATCACCTGTCACAGGCACCAGTCACGGAGCTCCAGTTCT AGCAGAGATTGTGCCCAGCTTGGGGCTCCTGAAGTGGGGGAGGCTGTTCAGGTGAAGTGGCCTGATGGACTTTTTTATGGAGCCAAGTACCTTGGCTCTAATACTTCATATATGTATCAG GTTGAATTTGAAGATGGATCCCAGGTATTGGCGAAGAGAGAGGACATTTACACGCTGGATGAAGACCTGCCCAAAAATGTCAAAGGTCGTTTG TCCACGGCATCCAGCATGCGTTTCCAGGATGCGTTCTTTACCACACAAGGTGAAAGGAAACGGCAACGCACACCAAATTCACGGTTTCAGACGGATTTTATTGCCCACATTAGCCCTCGAACCTTCACCAGGAACTCAGAAACATGCAGTAAAGCCAACAAATGGAAGAATGGAGAGGGGCTGTTTTAA